From the Manihot esculenta cultivar AM560-2 chromosome 3, M.esculenta_v8, whole genome shotgun sequence genome, one window contains:
- the LOC122723220 gene encoding uncharacterized protein LOC122723220, with protein MRGAGSLRPRVTILLRVLTDFWLLGFDIGKSRRVPVDSICPLCHEAPETILHILVQCPFARSCWLSSPMGWPAFSAASLMEWFSLAFLTASAENASLILMICWALRHNRNNVVWKAQGRTASGVFFMALNFLQQWRGACSDSTSCTNVVSALTVWSPPPQGWIKVNIDASLNSQRSSLGFGCVVRDANGRFIAAKAGCFCSQMKVKCAEAVAFREAVAFREALSWIKECGWDRVLFESDAQVLIVSINNASLDDLSPFGLLV; from the exons ATGCGTGGTGCTGGAAGTTTGCGTCCAAGGGTCACTATTCTGTTAAGAGTGCTTACAGATTTCTGGTTGCTGGGTTTCGACATAGGGAAG TCCAGGAGAGTTCCGGTTGATTCGATCTGTCCGTTGTGTCATGAGGCTCCTGAGACTATCCTACATATTCTTGTTCAGTGTCCTTTTGCCCGCAGTTGCTGGTTGAGTTCGCCTATGGGTTGGCCTGCATTCTCCGCTGCCTCTCTTATGGAGTGGTTCTCTTTAGCCTTCCTTACTGCTTCTGCGGAGAATGCTTCCCTTATTCTAATGATATGTTGGGCTTTGAGGCATAACAGAAATAATGTTGTTTGGAAAGCTCAGGGTCGAACTGCGagtggtgtgttcttcatggcactgaattttttgcagcaatggaGGGGGGCCTGTTCTGATTCTACCAGCTGCACCAATGTTGTATCGGCTTTGACTGTTTGGTCTCCTCCACCGCAGGGTTGGATTAAGGTTAATATTGACGCCTCTTTAAACTCGCAACGAAGTTCGCTAGGCTTTGGCTGTGTAGTCCGAGATGCTAATGGTAGATTTATAGCAGCTAAAGCAGGCTGTTTTTGCAGTCAGATGAAGGTTAAGTGTGCTGAGGCAGTGGCTTTTCGAGAGGCAGTGGCTTTTCGAGAGgcattgagctggattaaagagtgcggatgggatcgagttcttttcgaatcGGATGCTCAGGTTCTTATTGTGTCCATTAACAATGCTTCATTAGATGATTTATCACCTTTTGGTCTTTTGGTTTAA
- the LOC110610359 gene encoding translation machinery-associated protein 22, giving the protein MAEKPQPLRVLYCAVCSLPAEYCEFGPDFEKCKPWLIQNAPDLYPDLIKEANAKEANKVAEQLQSAGISSSGGDGATPSGGTSAPKEEVKRLPGGKIKKKEKQEVVIEKVTRNKRKCITTVKGLDLFGVKLSDASKKLGKKFATGASVVKGPTEKEQIDVQGDISYDIVEFITDTWPDVPETAIYFIEDGKKVPAA; this is encoded by the exons ATGGCCGAGAAACCACAGCCGTTACGCGTACTCTACTGTGCGGTTTGCAGTTTGCCCGCTGAGTATTGTGAATTTGGTCCCGATTTTGAAAAATGCAAGCCCTGGTTGATCCAAAACGCACCGGACCTGTATCCCGATCTCATCAAAG AGGCAAATGCCAAGGAAGCTAACAAGGTCGCCGAGCAGTTACAATCCGCCGGTATCTCATCGAGCGGCGGTGACGGTGCTACTCCTTCAG GGGGTACTTCTGCACCTAAGGAAGAAGTAAAACGTCTTCCTGGTGGGAAGATAAAGAAGAAG GAGAAGCAAGAAGTTGTTATTGAAAAGGTCACACGTAACAAACGGAAATGTATCACCACTGTTAAAGGGCTAGACCTGTTTG GTGTTAAACTTAGCGATGCATCAAAGAAACTTGGGAAAAAGTTTGCTACTGGAGCCTCTGTTGTTAAG GGTCCAACTGAGAAGGAGCAAATTGATGTTCAAGGAGACATATCCTATGACATTGTGGAGTTCATTACGGACACCTGGCCTGAT GTTCCAGaaactgcaatttattttattgaagaTGGTAAGAAGGTCCCAGCTGCTTGA
- the LOC110612191 gene encoding cytokinin dehydrogenase 3, giving the protein MALNCAVQAYFIVILSFITRLMSTARKSKFLPSKLLTLDFFQRIRTDPLAIESASRDYGNIVHESPAAVLYPSSVKDIVGLIKFAYNYSAPLTVSARGRSHSVFGQAMAPNGVVIDMMSLRSHREKTGVLVGKIPSLGFYADVGGEQLWIDVLKATLEHGLAPVSWTDYLYLTVGGTLSNAGISGQSFRYGPQISNVYEMDVVTGKGELVTCSAHKNPELFFAVLGGLGQFGIITRARIAIEPAPKRVKWVRMLYSDFSAFTKDQERLISINGRKQSNALDYVEGSLLMNQGPPNNWRSSFFPSSDIPRIMSLVTQHGIIYCLEVAKYYDDTTQHSVAKEFQQMYEGLSFIAGFKLEKDVSYVEFLDRVRSGELKLQSQGLWDVPHPWLNIFLPKSRISDFNSGVFRDIVLKRNITTGPVLIYPMNRNKWDDRTSAVIPDEEVFYTVGFLHSSGFDDWQRYDDQNKDLLKFCEKAGIKVTMYFPNYKTKEEWINHFGSKWATFRENKYLFDPRMMLSPGQRIFN; this is encoded by the exons ATGGCTCTCAATTGCGCAGTTCAAGCTTATTTCATAGTGATATTATCATTCATAACCCGTTTAATGTCCACAGCTCGAAAATCCAAGTTCCTACCCTCTAAGCTCTTAACTCTTGATTTCTTTCAGAGAATTCGCACAGACCCTTTAGCGATTGAATCAGCCTCTAGAGATTATGGTAACATTGTCCATGAAAGCCCAGCGGCAGTTCTCTATCCATCCTCTGTAAAAGACATCGTCGGTCTAATAAAATTCGCCTATAATTATTCTGCTCCGTTAACTGTATCTGCTAGAGGCCGCAGTCATTCTGTATTTGGACAGGCTATGGCTCCTAATGGAGTTGTAATAGACATGATGAGTCTTAGGAGTCATAGAGAGAAGACTGGAGTTCTAGTCGGAAAAATCCCTTCACTGGGTTTTTACGCGGATGTCGGAGGCGAGCAGCTATGGATTGATGTGTTAAAAGCCACATTGGAGCATGGTCTTGCACCGGTGTCGTGGACGGATTACTTGTATCTCACCGTCGGAGGAACGCTCTCTAATGCCGGAATTAGTGGACAAAGTTTCCGATATGGTCCTCAGATCAGCAACGTCTATGAAATGGATGTTGTCACTG GAAAAGGAGAGCTTGTCACTTGCTCTGCACACAAGAATCCAGAGCTATTTTTTGCTGTTCTTGGTGGCCTAGGCCAATTTGGAATCATAACCAGAGCTAGAATAGCTATAGAGCCAGCACCAAAGAGA GTTAAGTGGGTACGGATGCTTTACAGCGATTTCTCTGCTTTCACCAAAGATCAAGAACGTTTAATCTCAATCAATGGAAGAAAACAAAGCAATGCACTTGATTACGTGGAAGGTTCCCTTCTTATGAACCAGGGTCCTCCAAATAATTGGAGATCTTCCTTTTTTCCTTCCTCTGATATTCCCAGAATAATGTCTCTAGTAACCCAACATGGCATCATCTACTGTCTGGAAGTGGCGAAGTATTACGATGATACAACCCAACATTCTGTGGCTAAG GAATTTCAACAAATGTATGAAGGGTTAAGCTTCATTGCTGGATTTAAGCTGGAGAAAGATGTGTCGTATGTAGAGTTTTTAGATAGAGTAAGAAGTGGAGAGCTAAAGCTTCAATCACAAGGATTATGGGATGTTCCTCATCCATGGCTGAATATTTTTCTGCCCAAATCACGTATTTCTGACTTCAATTCAGGTGTTTTTAGAGACATTGTTCTTAAACGAAACATTACAACAGGACCTGTCCTTATTTACCCCATGAACCGAAACAA ATGGGACGATCGAACTTCTGCGGTTATACCAGATGAGGAAGTTTTCTACACAGTGGGATTTTTGCATTCAAGTGGGTTTGATGATTGGCAGAGGTATGATGATCAGAACAAAGACTTGTTAAAATTCTGTGAAAAAGCTGGAATCAAGGTGACTATGTATTTTCCAAATTACAAAACTAAAGAAGAATGGATCAACCATTTTGGCTCCAAATGGGCAACTTTCCGAGAGAATAAATATCTGTTTGATCCAAGAATGATGCTCTCCCCAGGCCAGAGAATTTTCAATTGA